A genomic region of Strigops habroptila isolate Jane chromosome 20, bStrHab1.2.pri, whole genome shotgun sequence contains the following coding sequences:
- the CALR3 gene encoding calreticulin-3, translating into MAAVLSAAALELLLLLGAALGSAGATVYFQEQFLDGANWRKRWMNSEYKPDFGKFKLTAGKFYGHPVLDKGLQTSENSKFYAISSRFKPFSNKGKTLVIQYTVKHEQKIDCGGGYVKIFPSNLDQKKLSGDSHYYIMFGPDICGSDTKKVHVILNYKNKPHPIKKLIRCKVDGYTHLYTLIIRPDQTYKVKIDNEMVASGNLEDDLDFLPPKKINDPTVKKPKDWDDRIEIDDPNDVKPEDWDEPEYIMDMSAEKPGDWDDAANGEWHYPRVKNPLYRGEWKPRQIDNPNYRGVWPHPQIDNPNYSPDYNIYSFENISVIGLDIWQVRAGTIFDNFLITDDEEYAEDFGDETWGKTKGPEKEMNIKQTEEEQARERATEEKYFEQQFKKKLARKTQPGKGRAEKTVTKEEL; encoded by the exons ATGGCGGCGGTGCTGTCCGCCGCcgcgctggagctgctcctgctcctcggGGCTGCGCTGGGCTCTGCGGGGGCCACGGTGTATTTCCAGGAGCAGTTTCTGGATGGAG CCAACTGGAGGAAGAGGTGGATGAATTCTGAGTACAAACCAGACTTTGGGAAGTTTAAGCTCACTGCAGGGAAGTTTTATGGACATCCAGTGTTAGATAAAG GTCTACAAACTAGTGAAAACTCTAAGTTTTATGCCATCTCATCACGATTTAAACCATTTAGTAACAAAGGGAAGACTCTGGTCATTCAGTACACAGTGAAGCATGAGCAGAAGATAGATTGTGGTGGGGGGTATGTTAAGATTTTTCCCTCAAACTTGGACCAGAAGAAGCTGAGTGGAGATTCACATTATTACATCATGTTTG GGCCAGATATTTGTGGATCTGATACAAAGAAAGtccatgttattttaaattacaagaaTAAACCCCATCCAATCAAGAAACTGATCAGATGCAAg GTTGATGGCTATACCCATCTATATACTTTGATTATAAGGCCAGATCAGACTTACAAAGTAAAAATTGATAACGAAATGGTTGCATCTGGCAACTTAGAAGATGATTTAGATTTTTTGCcaccaaagaaaattaatgatcCAACAGTGAAGAAACCAAAGGACTGGGATGATCGAATCGAAATTGATGATCCAAACGATGTCAAACCTGAG GATTGGGATGAACCTGAATACATCATGGACATGAGTGCAGAGAAACCTGGAGATTGGGATGATGCTGCGAATGGAGAATGGCATTATCCTAGGGTCAAGAATCCTCTATACAGA GGGGAATGGAAACCAAGGCAGATTGATAACCCAAATTATAGAGGAGTTTGGCCTCATCCGCAGATTGACAATCCAAATTATTCACCAGACTACAACATCtacagctttgaaaatattaGTGTCATTGGACTAGATATCTGGCAG GTGAGAGCTGGCACAATTTTTGACAACTTCTTAATAACAGATGATGAGGAATATGCAGAAGACTTTGGTGATgaaacatggggaaaaacaaag GGtcctgaaaaggaaatgaacaTAAAGCAGACTGAGGAAGAGCAGGCAAGAGAAAGGGCTAcggaagaaaaatactttgagCAACAGTTTAAGAAAAAGCTAGCGAGAAAAACACAACCTGGAaagggcagagcagagaagacTGTCACCAAGGAAGAGCTTTAA
- the EPS15L1 gene encoding epidermal growth factor receptor substrate 15-like 1 isoform X5: MAALIPLSQQFTGNPLYETYYKQVDPTYTGRVGASEAALFLKKSGLSDIILGKIWDLADPEGKGYLDKQGFYVALRLVACAQNGHDVNLSSLNLTVPPPKFHDTSSPLLITPPSTETHWAVRVEEKAKFDGIFESLLPVNGLLSGDKVKPVLMNSKLPLDILGRVWDLSDIDKDGHLDKDEFAVAMHLVYRALEKEPVPSLLPPSLIPPSKRKKTPVFPGSVPVLPASPPPKDSLRSTPSHGSVNSLNSTGSLSPKHSIKQAQPSVNWVVPMSEKVRYDDIFLKTDTDMDGFVSGQEVKDIFMHSGLSQNLLAHIWALADTRQMGKLSKDQFALAMYLIQQKVSKGIDPPQVLSPEMIPPSERNTPIQTLSGYLTSVGTEISTLTEMRRDSSSSVGSGEFTGVKELDDISQEIAQLQREKYSLEQDIREKEESIRQKTNEVQELQNDLDRETSNLQELEAQKQDAQDRLDEMDQQKAKLKDMLNDVRQKCQEETQVISSLKMQIQSQESDLKLQEDDLNRAKAELNRLQQEETQLEQSIQAGKVQLETIIKSLKSTQEEINQARSKLSQLQESHQEVNKSIEEYNEALNGIHGGSLTNLADISEGIGQTERNNYGTMDDPFKNKALMFTNNTQELHTDPFQSEDPFKSDPFKGADPFKGSDPFQHDPFAEQPPAPADPFGGDPFKESDPFRSSAPEDFFKKQVKSDPFTSDPFTKPPSLPSKPDPFESSDPFTSSSISSKGPDPFGTLDPFGSGTFSSGEGFADFSQMSKSVASDPFASSFGGMGFSDDPFKSKSDTPALPPKKNVPPRPKPPSVWK; encoded by the exons ATGGCGGCGCTCATCCCCCTCAGCCAGCAG tttactGGGAATCCATTATATGAAACTTACTACAAACAG GTAGATCCAACATATACGGGGAGAGTTGGGGCAAGTGAAGCTGCACTGTTCCTGAAAAAATCCGGTCTCTCTGATATTATCCTTGGGAAA ATATGGGATTTGGCTGACCCAGAGGGTAAAGGATACTTGGATAAACAG GGTTTCTATGTCGCATTGCGCCTTGTAGCATGTGCACAGAATGGCCATGATGTTAACCTGAGCAGTCTCAACTTGACTGTGCCACCTCCTAAATTT CACGACACTAGCAGTCCTTTGCTGATCACCCCACCTTCAACAGAAACTCACTGGGCTGTTAGG gtggaagaaaaagcaaagtttgaTGGTATTTTTGAAAGCCTTTTGCCAGTAAATGGTTTACTTTCAGGAGACAAAGTAAAACCAGTACTGATGAATTCAAAGCTACCTCTTGATATCCTAGGAAGG GTCTGGGATCTCAGTGATATTGATAAAGATGGTCACCTGGACAAGGATGAATTTGCTGTG GCAATGCATTTGGTATATAGAGCTCTCGAGAAAGAGCCAGTTCCTTCACTATTACCCCCTTCTCTCATACCACcttctaaaagaaagaagacGCCTGTCTTCCCTGGTTCTGTTCCTGTTCTTCCTGCAAGTCCTCCACCAAAAGACAGCCTCCGTTCTACCCCTTCTCATGGGAGTGTCAACAGTCTGAACAGCACGGGGAGTTTGTCTCCCAAGCACAGCATTAAGCAAGCACAG CCCTCTGTGAATTGGGTGGTACCAATGTCTGAAAAAGTGCGATATGatgacattttcttaaaaacagacACAGACATGGATGGGTTTGTGAGTGGCCAAGAagtaaaagacatttttatgcATTCAGGTCTCTCTCAGAATCTCCTAGCACATATATG GGCTTTGGCAGACACAAGACAGATGGGAAAGCTGAGCAAAGATCAGTTTGCACTAGCAATGTATCTCATCCAACAGAAGGTCAGTAAAGGGATTGATCCTCCACAAGTGTTGTCTCCAGAGATGATCCCTCCCTCAGAGAGGAACACTCCCATACAG ACTCTGTCAGGTTACTTGACCTCTGTAGGGACTGAGATCTCAACACTAACAGAAATGCGTCGT GATAGTTCAAGTTCCGTTGGATCAGGCGAATTTACAGGGGTGAAGGAACTGGATGATATTAGTCAAGAAATTGCACAGCTACAGAG agaaaaatactcACTAGAGCAGGACattagggaaaaagaagaatcaatCAGACAGAAAACCAATGAAGTCCAG GAACTCCAAAATGATTTAGATAGGGAGACAAGTAACTTGCAAGAGCTGGAGGCTCAGAAACAAGATGCTCAAGACCGCCTGGATGAAATGGACCAGCAGAAAGCCAAACTAAAAGATATGCTGAACGATGTAAGGCAGAAATGCCAGGAAGAAACACAGGTG ATTTCATCACTAAAAATGCAGATTCAATCTCAGGAATCAGATTTAAAATTACAGGAAGATGACCTTAATagagcaaaagcagagctgaatcGCCTCCAGCAAGAAGAGACTCAGCTAGAGCAGAGTATCCAGGCTGGAAAAGTGCAGCTTGAAACAATAATCAAATCTTTAAAATCaacacaggaagaaataaacCAG GCAAGAAGTAAACTTTCTCAACTTCAAGAGAGTCATCAAGAAGTCAATAAGAGTATAGAAGAATATAATGAAGCTCTCAATGGGATTCATGGTGGTAGCCTGACGAATTTGGCAGACATAAGTGAAGGCATTGggcagacagaaagaaacaactATGGAACTATG GATGATCCATTTAAGAATAAGGCCTTGATGTTTACCAATAATACACAAGAACTGCATACAGACCCATTCCAGTCAGAAGATCCTTTCAAATCTGATCCATTTAAGGGAGCAGACCCTTTCAAAGGCA GTGACCCATTCCAGCATGATCCTTTTGCAGAACAAccacctgctccagcag ATCCATTTGGAGGTGATCCATTTAAGGAAAGTGACCCATTTCGTAGTTCTGCCCCTGAGGATTTCTTCAAGAAACAAGTGAAGAGCGACCCATTTACCTCAGATCCATTCACAAAACCCCCCAGTTTGCCCTCAAAG CCTGACCCTTTTGAAAGCAGTGATCCTTTTACATCTTCCAGTATCTCTTCAAAAGGTCcag ATCCATTTGGAACACTGGATCCATTTGGAAGTGGTACTTTCAGTAGTGGTGAGGGATTTGCAGACTTCAGTCAGATGTCAAAG TCGGTAGCTTCAGACCCCTTCGCCTCCTCTTTTGGAGGGATGGGATTCTCAGATGACCCCTTCAAAAGCAAATCAGACACACCAGCATTACCACCGAAGAAAAATGTCCCTCCACGACCCAAGCCACCCAGTG